A DNA window from Paenibacillus andongensis contains the following coding sequences:
- a CDS encoding carbohydrate ABC transporter permease yields MVGQRRLSVFGIVNGILLICVAIATLYPVLYMIAVSLSETSSVIQGKVFLLPKGINLGAYMEVLKNDKIPRAYLNSIYYTALGTFINLLFTSVAAYPLSQRTFFGRKFFMLAIVMTMFFNAGIIPTYMVVQQLGLLDSVWAIVLPNAIWTMELIILKSFYENMSSQIREAAVIDGASEYRILFRIVIPLSKPALASIGLFYFMGHWNSFFLPMIYLSDKDMYPLQVVLRDMLIFNAENDAALVDRAALAPQAMKNATIVLSMIPVLVIYPFAQKYFAKGVMLGSEKG; encoded by the coding sequence ATGGTAGGACAACGCAGACTATCAGTCTTCGGCATCGTGAATGGGATCCTCTTGATCTGTGTGGCCATAGCGACTCTGTATCCTGTTCTGTACATGATAGCAGTCTCTTTAAGTGAGACCTCTTCTGTTATACAGGGAAAAGTCTTTTTACTTCCTAAGGGAATCAATCTAGGCGCCTACATGGAAGTGCTGAAAAACGATAAAATTCCAAGAGCGTATTTGAATTCGATTTATTATACAGCGCTCGGGACGTTCATTAATTTGCTGTTTACTTCGGTTGCCGCATACCCGCTTTCGCAGCGAACATTTTTTGGACGAAAGTTTTTTATGCTGGCCATTGTGATGACGATGTTCTTTAACGCTGGCATTATTCCTACTTATATGGTCGTCCAGCAGTTGGGACTTTTGGACTCAGTATGGGCAATTGTGCTGCCGAATGCGATATGGACGATGGAATTGATTATTTTGAAAAGCTTTTACGAGAACATGTCCAGCCAAATTCGGGAGGCTGCGGTCATAGACGGCGCTTCTGAATACCGCATCTTGTTCCGTATTGTCATTCCGCTATCCAAGCCAGCGCTTGCTTCCATCGGATTGTTCTATTTTATGGGACATTGGAACAGCTTCTTCCTCCCGATGATTTATTTAAGCGATAAGGATATGTACCCCTTGCAGGTTGTACTCAGGGATATGCTTATTTTCAATGCTGAAAATGATGCCGCTCTTGTCGATCGGGCCGCATTGGCGCCGCAAGCGATGAAAAACGCGACGATTGTATTGTCCATGATTCCTGTCTTAGTGATCTACCCATTTGCTCAAAAGTATTTCGCGAAAGGGGTGATGCTGGGTTCCGAGAAGGGTTAA
- a CDS encoding helix-turn-helix domain-containing protein: MNRLMANRGLLQIFFALLLVIVIMFVSNYVVYKNSISGIYEKVTQNNRLAIKNIIQSFDSSFTNVNNLMFSIQGLPYDNLESAEDKRIDMTKAYTMQENISRLASSVDYIEDVIVFYNNLELAVTAKGTSDLKILFEKKYKHESWNYDYWRAFTKSKHALTFFPVEDFSVSNDGLTNRKQRLMVAVDGNKVRMSDKNVMVLMNADKLLKKIDLSAMIPGASLIVLDANRNMIFSTDKDWNLDKVLNDVYFNPSQEGSLTRENFEYNFYRSEYNDYIYINKVPYQFQNINSVATANHMIMISAIISAVLLSAFLSIYLYRPVKDILKLLGGGHIKGNDFRKIYSGIVSVQAENESLKRQMDFVDSEMRRGIFLQMLDGFSHAQEYDIQMQKYYSDFFRKRQFVMAALHVKRHDENDQPHLQIEEMTDILSSGLSSKVDHAIVFHAGSRQFLALIGIEQASERKTVMDALESIVNRAMKEELKGYSVWGCVSKLYDSKVSNCNEAYQDVMKGMLYRNVNMPRTVVDMESIRYVSDIYFPFEKIEKLSHTLISGKVDEGIRIVEEIIQENKDRNVHYHQLAHIAKCIFFYLSKQIEDVSSGNKDFCKLETDFYWKVDNAFGYGEIQSALIEVVRFIANKRSHEQKSKLNPEFISQYIELHYMENLYLDHMAEVLNTTPKYFSNYFKKTFGVNYVEYFNKVRLSHAREYLKHTELSIAEIGEKTGYLNSSTFTTTFKKYYGISPSEYRKKPVD, from the coding sequence ATGAACCGATTAATGGCTAACAGAGGCTTGCTGCAAATCTTTTTCGCATTATTGCTAGTCATTGTGATCATGTTTGTATCCAACTATGTTGTCTATAAAAATTCCATTTCCGGGATCTATGAGAAAGTAACGCAAAATAATCGGTTAGCTATCAAGAATATTATTCAGTCATTTGACAGCAGCTTTACGAACGTTAACAATCTCATGTTTAGCATCCAAGGACTGCCCTACGACAATCTTGAATCGGCAGAAGATAAGCGCATTGATATGACAAAGGCTTACACCATGCAGGAAAACATCTCCAGGCTGGCTTCCTCCGTGGATTATATCGAAGATGTGATTGTATTTTACAATAATCTCGAGTTGGCCGTTACCGCCAAAGGCACCAGTGATTTGAAGATTCTTTTCGAAAAAAAGTACAAACACGAGAGCTGGAATTATGATTATTGGCGGGCGTTTACCAAATCCAAGCATGCGTTAACGTTTTTTCCGGTGGAAGACTTTTCTGTTTCGAATGACGGATTAACGAACAGAAAACAACGGTTAATGGTGGCTGTGGACGGCAATAAAGTCCGAATGTCCGATAAGAATGTCATGGTTCTGATGAATGCTGACAAACTGCTGAAGAAAATCGATCTCAGCGCGATGATTCCGGGAGCTTCCTTGATCGTTCTCGATGCAAACCGCAATATGATTTTCAGCACGGACAAAGATTGGAATCTGGATAAAGTATTAAACGATGTTTATTTTAATCCGTCTCAGGAAGGATCTTTAACTCGCGAGAATTTCGAATATAACTTCTACAGGTCGGAGTATAACGATTACATTTATATCAATAAAGTTCCTTATCAATTCCAAAATATTAATTCAGTCGCAACCGCTAATCACATGATTATGATCAGTGCGATCATCAGTGCTGTTCTGCTTTCCGCTTTTCTCAGCATCTACTTGTACCGCCCGGTCAAGGATATTCTCAAATTGCTTGGTGGCGGGCATATAAAAGGGAATGATTTTCGGAAAATATACAGCGGCATTGTCAGTGTGCAGGCGGAAAATGAATCTCTCAAGAGACAAATGGACTTTGTCGATTCTGAGATGCGCAGAGGTATTTTTCTGCAAATGCTGGATGGTTTTTCGCACGCTCAGGAATACGACATACAAATGCAAAAGTATTATTCCGATTTTTTCCGTAAGCGTCAGTTTGTTATGGCTGCCCTGCACGTAAAGCGTCACGATGAGAACGATCAACCCCATCTGCAGATTGAGGAAATGACAGATATCTTGAGCAGCGGATTGAGCAGCAAGGTAGATCATGCTATTGTATTTCATGCAGGCAGTAGGCAGTTTCTTGCTCTAATAGGAATCGAACAGGCCTCGGAACGGAAGACGGTTATGGATGCTCTGGAGTCAATTGTGAATCGTGCTATGAAAGAAGAGCTGAAAGGTTACTCCGTTTGGGGGTGCGTCAGCAAGTTGTACGATTCTAAAGTTAGCAATTGTAATGAGGCCTATCAAGACGTTATGAAGGGCATGCTTTACCGGAATGTCAATATGCCTCGGACAGTTGTCGATATGGAATCCATTCGCTACGTCTCGGATATATATTTTCCTTTCGAGAAGATCGAGAAGCTGTCTCATACGTTGATAAGCGGAAAAGTGGATGAAGGCATCCGAATTGTTGAAGAGATTATTCAGGAAAATAAGGATCGGAATGTCCATTACCATCAGCTTGCGCATATTGCCAAGTGTATATTTTTCTACCTTTCCAAGCAGATTGAGGATGTCTCTTCCGGAAATAAGGATTTTTGCAAATTGGAAACGGACTTTTACTGGAAAGTGGATAACGCTTTTGGTTATGGCGAAATCCAGAGCGCGCTTATCGAGGTGGTCCGATTCATCGCCAACAAACGAAGTCATGAACAGAAGAGCAAACTGAATCCAGAGTTCATCTCCCAATATATTGAGCTGCACTATATGGAGAACTTGTATCTTGATCATATGGCTGAGGTGCTGAATACGACTCCCAAATATTTCTCGAACTATTTTAAGAAAACGTTCGGTGTCAATTATGTGGAATATTTCAATAAGGTCAGATTGTCGCACGCACGTGAATATTTGAAACATACGGAACTGAGTATCGCGGAAATTGGGGAAAAGACAGGGTATCTGAATTCATCCACGTTTACCACCACTTTCAAAAAATATTACGGCATCTCTCCAAGTGAATATCGCAAGAAACCAGTAGATTAA
- a CDS encoding zinc-dependent alcohol dehydrogenase has translation MKAVAAVKGKIMITDVDLGVLPEGHVRIQTEYSAISPGTEMTYIKRASEHQGLLGYSAVGVIEDIGDNVTGLQVGQRVACYGAPYVRHADWLTVPANLTAVVPDHVRPEDAAFAGLGAIAIHALRTADLRFGESAIIVGLGILGQMIAQVASAAGFQVAGLDLNASRVELLRQQGIRHVFVDQEQLEDKLRQLTGGHGADSVILCASGPGEALINSSLKWIRDKGKIVIVGDLSTEFSRGLMFGKEAEVLISRAGGPGRYDAQYELENRDYPIGFVRWTEGRNIGEYVRLLAENRIKVEPLISDIFPLEQAEEAYRNYEQPGSVMGTLLKYEK, from the coding sequence ATGAAGGCTGTTGCAGCTGTAAAAGGCAAGATTATGATTACGGACGTTGACCTTGGCGTCCTTCCTGAAGGTCATGTGCGGATACAGACCGAGTACTCGGCGATTAGTCCCGGAACCGAAATGACGTATATCAAACGCGCTTCCGAGCATCAGGGATTGCTTGGGTACAGTGCCGTCGGAGTCATAGAAGATATCGGGGACAACGTGACCGGTTTGCAAGTGGGCCAGAGAGTCGCATGCTACGGTGCCCCTTATGTACGACATGCAGATTGGTTAACGGTACCTGCCAATTTAACCGCTGTTGTGCCGGATCATGTCCGCCCAGAAGATGCGGCATTTGCAGGGCTAGGCGCTATTGCCATCCATGCACTGCGCACAGCGGATCTACGATTCGGGGAATCCGCGATTATCGTTGGATTAGGGATATTGGGGCAGATGATCGCCCAAGTTGCTTCCGCAGCGGGTTTTCAAGTAGCAGGTCTAGATTTGAATGCCAGTCGTGTTGAATTGCTTCGACAGCAGGGGATCCGGCACGTATTTGTCGATCAAGAACAATTGGAAGATAAGCTGAGACAACTGACTGGCGGTCATGGGGCTGATAGCGTGATCCTGTGTGCAAGTGGACCCGGTGAAGCATTGATTAACAGCTCTCTAAAATGGATCAGGGATAAAGGTAAAATCGTTATTGTCGGAGATTTATCGACTGAGTTTTCTAGAGGGCTTATGTTCGGCAAGGAAGCAGAAGTTCTAATTTCCAGAGCTGGCGGTCCCGGGCGTTACGATGCACAATATGAGCTGGAAAACCGCGATTATCCGATTGGCTTCGTACGCTGGACTGAAGGCCGGAATATCGGCGAATATGTTCGATTGCTGGCGGAGAATCGCATCAAAGTAGAGCCGCTTATATCTGATATTTTTCCTTTGGAGCAGGCGGAAGAAGCTTACCGAAATTATGAGCAGCCAGGCAGTGTGATGGGAACGCTTTTGAAATACGAAAAATAA